One segment of Ureibacillus thermophilus DNA contains the following:
- a CDS encoding type 1 glutamine amidotransferase domain-containing protein — protein MAKVAFLLANNFEDSEMKNPYEAVKEAGHEVVIVGLEKGAECKGKKGTVTYTAEIGASEAKADDFDAVVIPGGSSPEALRVNDDVVRFVKEVNEQGKLIAGICHGPQVMISADILKGKAATCYIGIRDDVKLAGADYRDEEVVVSENIITSRTPKDEPAFIREILAKLN, from the coding sequence ATGGCAAAGGTTGCTTTTTTGCTAGCTAATAACTTCGAGGATTCTGAAATGAAAAATCCATATGAAGCTGTAAAAGAAGCAGGTCATGAAGTAGTGATTGTTGGATTAGAAAAAGGTGCTGAATGCAAAGGGAAAAAAGGCACTGTTACATATACTGCAGAAATTGGCGCAAGTGAGGCAAAAGCAGACGATTTTGATGCAGTTGTCATTCCTGGTGGAAGTTCTCCGGAAGCATTACGCGTCAATGACGATGTAGTCCGTTTTGTAAAAGAAGTGAATGAACAAGGTAAATTGATTGCTGGAATTTGCCACGGTCCGCAAGTAATGATCAGCGCGGACATTTTAAAAGGAAAAGCGGCAACTTGCTACATCGGCATTCGGGATGATGTGAAACTTGCTGGAGCAGATTACCGTGACGAAGAAGTCGTTGTGAGTGAAAACATCATCACTTCCCGTACTCCAAAAGATGAACCTGCTTTTATCCGCGAAATTTTAGCAAAATTAAATTAA
- a CDS encoding Fe3+ hydroxamate ABC transporter substrate-binding protein produces MSFITPKCMKCNKVIEENEEVLVQLRYPKQKGFTEIKAFLNLEGKFICHECSKKLLV; encoded by the coding sequence ATGTCTTTCATTACGCCAAAATGTATGAAATGCAATAAGGTCATTGAAGAGAATGAAGAAGTATTGGTTCAACTTCGGTATCCAAAACAAAAAGGATTTACGGAGATTAAAGCATTCTTGAATCTGGAAGGAAAATTTATTTGCCATGAATGTTCAAAGAAATTGCTAGTGTAA
- a CDS encoding DUF1540 domain-containing protein: MQQEVLCEVNNCKYWVEGNKCSAEKIYVVSQKGKEASTTEETDCKTFTPEN; this comes from the coding sequence ATGCAACAAGAAGTACTTTGTGAAGTAAACAACTGCAAGTATTGGGTGGAAGGCAACAAATGTTCAGCAGAAAAAATTTATGTCGTAAGCCAAAAAGGAAAGGAAGCTTCCACAACAGAAGAAACAGACTGCAAAACATTTACACCTGAGAATTAA
- a CDS encoding S-layer homology domain-containing protein, protein MKKLIIPVLFTILFCILPTIANADESQPKIGVMFSEPNEKYAKITSPGGKYKPPYMKEETVSPKVSYSSIYDKELKYYHFLKQQGYNVDKVSHDVLNSLDALHQYDAIVFPYTVLMNHTQRENLKRYIYGGGGALFVYATGRNELDYMPKNGQMDLSPLIFHTLTYIWEWDNLTEVFQSRFITDNHLTNTVITNNSVTHPILQEAYKALGRNYIRISENRSDGYWYEIMEPWNSSIQPLLVISDYSYASQPQYVNKGKTGALFALEYGQGRVVVVPFKMFDYLQVQAEDAWEDNTKGFAWDRTSGHEDVAALTKASVNWISQPASSNSFKRHYDVKLTVSNVTAYVTPQKKFAVRGTVTTSNEGNVPVRGFMKVQVLDQHNNSLGDYQRVLPGLAPKGAENSSFDEKFEILLPGNLANGNYTLYITFEDTRHDRKGFITRAERLNIAKNGNNGTITAFKMFSDVGSSNSHYKNISDAAKIGIVTGYSNGKFMPNANVSRLHAMTMLLRALNIQPSSSATMPASDMKKGEYGYDVMATAYQRGFISLENGKANPNEPMRRGTMAQALVKGFNLQGKSALPFTDITPSYEQYKNIEVLYHHGITTGVNATTYAPNDPVSRQQFATFIMRSLNVSSR, encoded by the coding sequence TTGAAAAAATTAATTATTCCAGTATTGTTCACAATTCTCTTCTGCATATTGCCAACCATTGCAAATGCCGATGAGTCACAACCAAAAATTGGAGTTATGTTTTCTGAACCCAATGAAAAGTACGCCAAAATCACAAGTCCTGGTGGCAAATACAAACCACCATATATGAAAGAAGAAACCGTATCTCCCAAAGTGAGCTATAGTTCCATTTATGATAAAGAACTGAAATATTATCATTTTCTAAAACAACAAGGCTATAATGTCGATAAAGTTTCTCATGATGTCCTAAACAGCTTGGATGCTCTTCATCAATATGATGCCATTGTATTTCCATATACTGTATTAATGAACCATACACAACGAGAAAACTTAAAACGATACATATATGGCGGTGGTGGTGCACTGTTTGTTTATGCGACAGGACGAAATGAATTAGACTACATGCCAAAAAACGGCCAGATGGATTTATCACCATTAATTTTCCACACACTTACATATATTTGGGAGTGGGATAATTTAACAGAGGTTTTCCAATCCCGATTCATCACAGACAATCATTTAACAAATACAGTGATTACGAATAATTCCGTAACTCATCCAATTTTGCAAGAAGCTTACAAAGCACTCGGCAGAAATTACATTCGCATTTCTGAAAATCGCAGCGATGGATATTGGTATGAAATTATGGAACCTTGGAATAGCAGCATTCAGCCTCTGCTTGTCATTTCCGACTATTCCTATGCAAGCCAGCCGCAATATGTAAACAAAGGAAAAACCGGAGCGCTCTTTGCATTGGAATATGGCCAAGGACGCGTTGTGGTTGTTCCATTTAAAATGTTTGATTATTTACAAGTGCAAGCCGAGGACGCATGGGAAGACAATACTAAAGGATTCGCTTGGGATAGAACGAGTGGACATGAAGATGTAGCGGCATTGACAAAGGCATCGGTTAATTGGATCAGTCAACCAGCTTCATCTAATTCTTTCAAACGCCATTATGATGTGAAATTAACGGTATCCAATGTCACTGCATATGTCACACCACAAAAGAAATTTGCAGTAAGAGGCACTGTCACTACTTCCAACGAAGGCAATGTGCCGGTAAGAGGCTTTATGAAAGTGCAGGTACTAGATCAACATAATAACTCTTTAGGCGATTATCAACGGGTACTGCCAGGGCTTGCTCCTAAAGGGGCGGAGAATTCCTCTTTTGATGAAAAATTCGAAATCTTACTTCCTGGCAATTTAGCAAATGGAAATTATACCCTTTACATTACTTTTGAAGACACGCGACACGATCGAAAAGGTTTTATTACACGTGCTGAAAGATTGAATATCGCGAAAAATGGAAACAACGGAACGATCACAGCATTTAAAATGTTCTCTGATGTTGGTTCATCCAATAGTCACTACAAAAATATTAGCGATGCTGCAAAAATCGGTATAGTTACAGGTTATAGCAACGGCAAATTTATGCCAAATGCCAATGTTTCCAGATTGCACGCCATGACGATGTTGCTTCGAGCTTTGAATATTCAACCATCTTCATCTGCCACAATGCCTGCAAGCGATATGAAAAAAGGCGAATATGGTTATGATGTCATGGCTACTGCTTATCAACGAGGATTCATTTCCCTTGAAAATGGTAAGGCAAATCCAAATGAACCAATGCGCCGCGGTACAATGGCTCAAGCGTTAGTAAAAGGCTTTAATTTACAAGGAAAAAGCGCTCTTCCATTTACAGATATAACGCCTTCCTACGAACAGTATAAAAATATTGAAGTATTGTACCATCACGGTATTACAACGGGGGTAAATGCTACAACATATGCACCAAACGACCCTGTATCTAGACAACAATTTGCAACGTTCATTATGCGTTCATTGAATGTCTCTTCTAGATAA
- a CDS encoding S-layer homology domain-containing protein, translating into MKRLMVLAMSALLIFSLFSSGSAKAADDISGNFHERGLRYLIMKGALTPDANGKYNPNATVTRGQFATFISKAIGLPNTDETYQFTDVPADSKNYQDIQNAAAAGIITGYEDGTFKPNDPIIRQHMAVMIERAMKYLNISTSTAKDLTFKDKHLINKDYYSAVATGVEKGIIQGSTEKDGVYFHPLKNTTVAQAATFIIRMMEAAGDQEAINFDVSQYELKEIQNGKLVSTNIKSSDFNAIVKNVTNDSQVVTKNGNIVYMKPGAGFVVAKSYTVLNSQTVGDQISIATGSEMQYLGAEEKRVKVDLAGQVGYVDASTVSLMPFSLAKGRNYYVNEGGEIKHVLVDPQTGNAKASYIFGKAPSQMRAGIKYYSWDGINFYNGAEKFIYYNYYQFLLVHTKTQYTAEELDRYIQFAVKEREKQGGRYANASSKSKLLGLGEKLKAIEEEYGVNAMMLLALAMHESDMGMSDYAQKYNNLFGLYVYDTNPLKVQFESPEASIRELMENFWWKNYIPANASFAHGAVFGTKRIGFNVKYASDPYWGAKAAGHYYRADKYLGFKDANKGYVVGLTTTPGLNIRSVATTANNSPIYTYNRVNIPILITSTNLASSGWYEIIPDSREHKVAYVSAQYVQILNTVK; encoded by the coding sequence ATGAAAAGATTGATGGTATTGGCAATGAGTGCATTGCTCATCTTTTCGCTGTTTTCTTCTGGCAGTGCTAAAGCAGCCGATGATATAAGCGGAAACTTTCACGAGCGAGGACTCCGATATTTAATTATGAAGGGCGCATTAACGCCGGATGCAAATGGAAAATACAATCCAAATGCCACCGTAACGCGCGGGCAATTTGCAACATTTATTTCAAAAGCAATCGGCCTGCCAAATACGGATGAAACGTACCAGTTTACAGATGTACCTGCTGACAGCAAGAATTATCAAGATATTCAAAATGCTGCAGCTGCTGGAATTATCACTGGGTATGAAGACGGCACCTTCAAACCTAATGACCCAATCATCCGCCAACACATGGCTGTCATGATTGAGCGCGCAATGAAATATCTGAATATTTCTACTAGCACGGCAAAGGATTTAACATTTAAAGACAAACATTTAATTAACAAAGACTATTATTCTGCCGTTGCAACAGGAGTAGAAAAAGGCATTATTCAAGGGTCTACCGAAAAAGATGGCGTGTATTTTCATCCATTAAAAAACACAACAGTTGCCCAAGCAGCCACATTTATTATTCGGATGATGGAAGCTGCTGGAGATCAGGAAGCGATAAATTTTGATGTTTCCCAATATGAATTGAAGGAAATTCAAAATGGAAAACTCGTTTCAACGAATATCAAGTCTTCTGATTTTAATGCCATCGTGAAAAATGTAACAAATGATTCCCAGGTAGTGACGAAAAACGGAAACATTGTGTACATGAAGCCAGGCGCTGGATTTGTCGTGGCAAAATCCTACACCGTATTAAACTCTCAAACAGTCGGGGATCAAATTAGTATAGCGACAGGATCTGAAATGCAGTATCTTGGAGCAGAAGAAAAACGAGTAAAAGTGGATTTGGCTGGACAAGTAGGATATGTAGATGCCAGCACAGTTTCGTTAATGCCGTTTTCTTTGGCAAAAGGCCGCAATTATTATGTAAATGAAGGCGGAGAAATTAAACACGTGCTAGTGGATCCGCAAACAGGCAATGCGAAAGCAAGTTACATATTTGGCAAAGCACCAAGCCAAATGAGAGCTGGAATCAAATATTACAGCTGGGATGGCATTAACTTCTATAATGGTGCAGAAAAGTTTATATATTACAACTATTACCAATTCTTGCTTGTTCATACAAAAACGCAGTACACTGCTGAAGAATTAGATCGATACATTCAATTCGCAGTGAAAGAGAGAGAAAAACAAGGCGGACGTTACGCAAATGCTTCGTCAAAAAGCAAATTGCTTGGTTTAGGAGAAAAATTGAAAGCGATTGAAGAAGAGTATGGCGTCAATGCCATGATGCTACTCGCTCTTGCGATGCATGAAAGCGACATGGGCATGAGCGACTATGCGCAAAAATATAACAACTTATTTGGATTATATGTATACGACACCAACCCATTGAAAGTGCAGTTTGAATCTCCAGAAGCAAGCATCCGTGAATTAATGGAAAACTTCTGGTGGAAAAATTATATTCCTGCCAACGCTTCCTTTGCCCATGGTGCAGTTTTTGGAACAAAACGCATTGGCTTTAATGTAAAATATGCATCAGACCCTTATTGGGGAGCCAAAGCAGCCGGCCACTATTACCGGGCAGATAAATACTTAGGATTTAAAGATGCAAATAAAGGATATGTGGTTGGTTTAACAACAACACCTGGATTAAATATACGCAGTGTGGCAACTACAGCAAACAACTCGCCAATTTATACTTATAATCGTGTTAACATTCCAATCTTGATTACTAGCACAAATCTTGCTTCTAGTGGATGGTACGAAATCATTCCAGACAGCCGCGAACATAAAGTGGCCTACGTAAGTGCACAATACGTGCAAATTTTAAATACAGTGAAATAA
- a CDS encoding S-layer homology domain-containing protein has protein sequence MKKIISVLFALVLFIGTVAPVQANQTVNEQYPVSSGVVYSQYTYKNSSTNVINHLSINLNDAFTKVDVGLPNTYNSRDTVMAIANRDSREGNRVVGAINAAFFNMSTGVPSFLIAKNNRIINGGVVSEGADQYMNVPTAFGIDKYGQGIIDYFDFQITMTTNGSSYKLSGMDRVRNNKETIVYTPNYYLGYTDNNEFGYDIIVEGDQPIGDIYFGDTITGVVKEIKPYGESKHAIPKNGFILSVQGGSEYSKNFSNLQIGQQVSVNFDIDAKWKDAQFILASGPFLVRDGKPYIMMSTASSRAKEIAPRTVVAMSRDKKTIHFITVDGRQSHSKGMNIKELADYLISLGVDTAINLDGGGSTTMAIRKYGGNEVVLANKPSDGSPRRVHAILEAISTAPLGEPKTIKYTLSNTGTMMVGASSTVNVQYVLDEYYNTLPLASNSISLSSQNNTLEISGTTFTTTAAGQDQIYIMYNGQVVQSFPVTVVDSPSTMTIQGAKELTVGETQSYTIDAKDAAGKNLIYNANQVKWSVEGKIGTITSTGQFTATTPGEGKIVATLGSTTVSIPVLVKEKSIFKDIPSTHPYYNEITYSAKNNIITGYQDGTFRPNENISRQHAAVILTRVLKLDTSNVEDPGFKDVPKGHTYYKEIAAAANAGLVSGKGNGTFDPNGKLTRAQMAKILVKAYSLSSPNSRAVLFKDVPQTHWAVSYIEALAHHNITTGYSDGTFKPEQNINRAHFVLFVYRAIHR, from the coding sequence ATGAAAAAAATTATTTCCGTATTATTTGCACTCGTGTTATTCATTGGGACTGTAGCACCAGTACAAGCGAACCAAACTGTCAATGAGCAGTATCCGGTTTCATCTGGAGTGGTGTATAGTCAATATACATATAAAAATTCCAGTACGAATGTGATTAATCATCTATCCATTAACTTGAATGACGCATTTACGAAAGTGGATGTAGGATTGCCGAATACTTATAATTCAAGGGATACAGTCATGGCGATTGCCAATCGAGACTCTAGAGAAGGCAATCGGGTTGTTGGTGCAATTAACGCTGCATTCTTCAATATGAGCACTGGGGTTCCTTCATTTTTAATTGCCAAAAATAACCGCATTATTAACGGCGGTGTAGTATCAGAAGGTGCGGACCAATACATGAATGTTCCGACTGCCTTTGGAATTGATAAATATGGACAAGGGATTATTGATTATTTCGATTTTCAAATTACGATGACAACCAATGGAAGTTCCTATAAACTCTCCGGCATGGACCGCGTCCGCAATAACAAAGAAACAATCGTGTATACGCCAAACTATTATCTTGGCTATACGGATAATAATGAATTTGGATATGACATTATCGTGGAAGGCGATCAGCCGATTGGAGATATTTATTTTGGCGATACGATTACGGGAGTTGTGAAAGAAATTAAACCTTATGGAGAATCGAAACATGCGATTCCTAAAAACGGCTTTATCCTCTCTGTTCAAGGCGGATCAGAATACAGCAAAAACTTCTCCAATTTGCAAATCGGCCAACAGGTGAGCGTGAATTTTGATATTGATGCAAAATGGAAAGATGCGCAATTTATTTTGGCATCAGGACCATTTTTAGTCCGCGACGGCAAGCCATACATTATGATGAGCACTGCTTCAAGCCGCGCAAAAGAAATAGCGCCAAGAACGGTTGTGGCAATGAGCAGAGATAAGAAAACAATTCATTTCATTACAGTGGATGGAAGACAGTCCCACAGTAAAGGAATGAATATAAAGGAATTGGCAGATTATTTGATTTCTTTAGGGGTGGATACGGCCATTAACTTAGATGGCGGCGGCTCTACAACGATGGCGATTCGAAAATATGGAGGAAATGAAGTAGTGCTTGCCAACAAACCTTCAGACGGTTCACCGCGCAGGGTGCATGCGATTTTAGAAGCGATTAGCACGGCGCCATTGGGTGAACCAAAAACAATTAAATATACGCTTTCAAATACAGGAACGATGATGGTCGGGGCAAGTTCAACAGTCAATGTTCAATACGTATTGGATGAATATTACAACACCCTTCCGCTTGCTTCGAATTCTATTAGTCTATCATCTCAAAACAATACTTTAGAAATTTCGGGCACAACCTTTACAACAACAGCTGCTGGACAAGATCAGATTTACATTATGTATAACGGACAAGTCGTTCAATCCTTCCCTGTGACAGTCGTGGATAGCCCAAGCACCATGACGATTCAAGGGGCAAAGGAATTGACGGTAGGCGAGACGCAAAGTTATACAATTGACGCTAAAGATGCGGCAGGAAAAAATTTAATTTATAATGCGAATCAAGTGAAATGGTCTGTAGAAGGGAAAATTGGTACCATCACTTCAACAGGACAGTTTACAGCAACGACTCCAGGAGAAGGGAAAATCGTGGCAACACTTGGTTCAACTACGGTTTCTATTCCTGTACTAGTAAAAGAAAAATCGATCTTTAAAGATATTCCTTCCACCCATCCATACTATAATGAGATTACATACAGTGCCAAAAATAACATTATCACAGGTTATCAAGATGGAACTTTTAGACCGAATGAAAATATCAGCCGCCAGCATGCCGCGGTGATTTTAACGAGAGTCCTCAAATTGGATACATCCAATGTGGAAGACCCAGGCTTTAAAGACGTACCAAAGGGCCATACGTATTATAAAGAAATTGCAGCAGCAGCTAACGCTGGGTTAGTGAGCGGAAAAGGAAATGGCACTTTTGATCCGAACGGAAAATTGACGCGTGCGCAAATGGCAAAAATTTTAGTGAAAGCCTATAGTTTATCAAGTCCAAATAGTCGAGCTGTTTTATTTAAAGATGTTCCACAAACCCACTGGGCCGTTTCTTATATTGAAGCGTTGGCTCATCACAATATCACAACCGGTTATTCAGACGGAACATTTAAACCGGAACAAAACATCAATCGCGCACATTTTGTTCTATTCGTTTATCGGGCTATTCATCGATAA
- the istA gene encoding IS21 family transposase yields MLAVAEIHYIRYEANQKGCSYSDIAKRMNRDPRTVKKYAEMEDFNPSKVKQTRKAKVMDPVKPILDQWIKEDLTKKKKYRRTAKRMYEILKEEYGFTGSDRSVRLYVSKRKQELLEQSESAALPLESKPATAQVDFGEAPFLYQGKYVDFPYLVVSFPYSNAAYVQVMPAQNQECFLEGLKRIFHYIGGVPRVIRFDNLTPAVKTILPNGERELTETFQRFVLHYGFECEFCNPASGNE; encoded by the coding sequence ATGTTAGCAGTGGCTGAAATTCATTATATCAGATATGAAGCAAACCAAAAAGGATGTTCCTATTCCGATATTGCCAAAAGAATGAATCGTGATCCAAGAACAGTGAAGAAGTATGCGGAAATGGAAGACTTCAATCCCTCAAAAGTTAAACAAACGAGAAAAGCGAAAGTGATGGATCCAGTGAAACCGATATTGGATCAATGGATTAAAGAGGACTTGACAAAGAAAAAAAAATATCGAAGAACTGCGAAACGAATGTATGAAATCTTAAAAGAAGAATATGGATTTACAGGTTCAGATCGTTCTGTTCGGCTCTATGTATCAAAAAGAAAACAAGAACTGCTCGAACAAAGTGAATCAGCTGCGTTACCTTTAGAATCGAAACCTGCAACGGCTCAAGTTGATTTTGGAGAAGCTCCTTTTCTCTATCAGGGGAAATACGTCGATTTTCCTTACCTGGTCGTTTCATTCCCTTACAGTAATGCGGCCTATGTGCAAGTCATGCCAGCTCAAAATCAAGAATGTTTCTTGGAAGGATTAAAACGAATCTTTCACTATATAGGAGGAGTTCCACGGGTTATTCGATTTGATAATCTTACTCCTGCAGTGAAAACGATTTTGCCAAACGGAGAAAGAGAATTGACAGAGACATTTCAACGATTCGTTTTACATTATGGCTTTGAATGCGAGTTCTGCAACCCAGCCAGCGGAAATGAA